Proteins from one Peptostreptococcaceae bacterium genomic window:
- a CDS encoding NERD domain-containing protein gives MTSAWIELYVKLILFIVFFKVIGSATFKGWMGELLVKFQLSRLDKDVYKIVNDVTIKLDDGKTAQIDHIVVSEYGVFVIETKNYKGWIVGKEEDYYWKQVIYKRKEKFYNPLKQNQVHIDRLTEVLSHISEIPLRV, from the coding sequence ATGACATCCGCATGGATTGAACTATATGTAAAGTTAATACTTTTTATTGTGTTTTTTAAAGTGATAGGTTCAGCAACATTTAAAGGTTGGATGGGTGAGCTTTTAGTAAAATTTCAATTAAGTAGATTAGATAAAGATGTATATAAAATAGTTAATGATGTAACTATAAAACTTGATGATGGAAAAACAGCACAAATAGATCATATTGTAGTTTCTGAGTATGGTGTTTTTGTAATTGAAACAAAAAATTATAAGGGTTGGATAGTAGGAAAAGAGGAAGATTATTATTGGAAGCAAGTTATTTATAAGCGAAAAGAGAAGTTTTACAATCCATTAAAACAGAATCAAGTCCATATTGATAGATTAACAGAGGTTTTATCTCATATT